GCACAATACCTGTTTGTCTTTCTAAGGTTACGAGTACAGATAACGAAGATGTTTGGGACGACAGTGCGTTAATAAAAGCATACGACAAAGCAGTGAATTTGGCGAAGGACGAAGTTGCAAAGCAAATGGGCatggaaattcaaaattttcaatccaAACAAAAGTCacagaattttaaacaatctagaGATACAAATAAACCATACAAGGTCACGATTTTATAATACCAGAAGAACTTAAAACTATTCTGATTACTTTACCAGTTGTAATAGTAATTTGCACGTGTATTTTGTATGCATAGAAGTGGATTGCTGGGGCACCCTGTCGTGCAGTATATTTTGAGGATGGAAAACTTTATGAAGCTGTAATATCAAAAGTCTTTGAAAATGCTGGGACTTGTATCGTGAAATTTATAGGTAATGTTTCAAAagtgattaattttaacgaaattggCATAAAGAATTTAGTGGCAAAATTACCAAACAAACCTTTACCGAAacaatctaaattatttctactttcaGGATATGGTAATACACAAAAGGTAGAATTAAACTCTCTTTTAGAGTCTAAAGGTTTGCTAAGTCAGATAGCTCAGCAAAACGATGTTTTGAGGGAACAAGGATTTAATGGAGAAAACACAGAAACAGATGAGACAAATTTTTCTGCACATGCA
This portion of the Hylaeus volcanicus isolate JK05 chromosome 4, UHH_iyHylVolc1.0_haploid, whole genome shotgun sequence genome encodes:
- the LOC128874983 gene encoding survival motor neuron protein isoform X1; the encoded protein is MAEDNVLFVRGDRNVTSTDNEDVWDDSALIKAYDKAVNLAKDEVAKQMGMEIQNFQSKQKSQNFKQSRDTNKPYKKWIAGAPCRAVYFEDGKLYEAVISKVFENAGTCIVKFIGYGNTQKVELNSLLESKGLLSQIAQQNDVLREQGFNGENTETDETNFSAHANSKKCNREKMDYESEEIKLNKHYTMPETSFNSMTDMMPPAPPLPPQLMAKLPDNDADALSSMLMSWYISGFHTGYYHGLKQARSNQEKRKTS
- the LOC128874983 gene encoding survival motor neuron protein isoform X2, with protein sequence MVTSTDNEDVWDDSALIKAYDKAVNLAKDEVAKQMGMEIQNFQSKQKSQNFKQSRDTNKPYKKWIAGAPCRAVYFEDGKLYEAVISKVFENAGTCIVKFIGYGNTQKVELNSLLESKGLLSQIAQQNDVLREQGFNGENTETDETNFSAHANSKKCNREKMDYESEEIKLNKHYTMPETSFNSMTDMMPPAPPLPPQLMAKLPDNDADALSSMLMSWYISGFHTGYYHGLKQARSNQEKRKTS